The segment aataattgtcatcaaaccaactttcaagtcttacgccacaaccctagaattaagagattagctactcatgattcgatcataaacaaaagaattcatgattaGCTTAGGGTTTATGAAGATAAAAGTAAAAACGGGGAAGAAAAGGGTTAGTAACGGCTTACAAGTGTCTCAAAGTATCTCAGCATACCGTTCTCAACCCTAGTCTAGggatttaatgactcaagaatAGACAAAATTCTAATTAAATTCGGACAGGTTGAGCCCATCCCGTGCTGGCCGCGCGTCGCGGGCTCAGCACAGACCCTTCAGTGATTTTAAGATTGTGAATGTGCCAAGTCCGCCACGCGCGTGCAGCGCGGGACTTCACTTTCCCGCAACTTGAACTTCACGTGTTGGCCCCGTGCTACGGGTCTGGCACATATGCCTCCTtcagttcattttttttttctcttctagtTTATCACTTGTGGTCTTCGACTCGTCACCTCGtgtaatcatcatatgctccaaaatcaaCCACTTTTAGCCCGGTTTTTTATTGTTTGTCTTCATCGTGcctatacacatgaaatataacaacATAAGCCCAAATACGACGATTTCATCATAGCTTAAGTGATAAAAGTCCTAAGAataggatgtaaaatgacacgaaacatgatatttgtgccaaatatcagtATCAGAGCTAAGGTTATCCCAATTCATGATTTACCGATGTAGGGCCCCATATTAAATTGTCCACGCTCCAAATATCCAAACCTGGGGGGTGGGGGCTGAGTGTCCCACAACAGCTAAGGGATGAGAAATTTGGCCTCTTTATAAGGCTTGGACAATCCTCCTCtcatgagtttttttttttttttaatgctacCAGCCCTCATGAGCTAGCTATTGGGGTTGAGTTAAACCCAAGATCCAGTTCTTTACATTGTATTAGAGTAAATGCCATCCTAATTCACGGTTTACCGAtattgggccccatattaaattGTTCACTCTCCAGATGTCCAGCCATGTTGAGTGTACCACATAGGCTAAACGATGGGATATTTGGTCTCTTTATATGGCTTAACTTTTTACTAATTTTGGGTTGAGTTAGACTCAAGATCCATTTCGTTACAGATCTAAGGCcatattttgggaatttcttccAAATCGTTTCCAATTGTTTATACAGACCTCCACTCCACCTTTGGATGAAATAGAGAGAATATAAGTGGAATATGAGATATAGAGTATACACAATGTATCTTTTTAAATTCTTAAGTGTTAAAATTGGAAGATTACCAGATTGGTGTTTTACATAATTGTTTGTCAAAGTGCACGTAAATACAATTTACTTGACTTCTCTGAGGTACCAATGCCTGATTTTGCAAATTGAGATATATATTGCGGATGTCATATAGCTATTTGTACTGTACGTTTCTTTTCTGAATCTGTACAAGTTCTGTTGTTTTCTGCACCTATCATATGATTACAATATTTTGTATCTTGTTTCTTGCAGATATTAGTGAACTAAATCTACCCCCAACATGTACCATAGAGTTTCCCAACGGAAAAGATGATCTCATGTACTTCGAAGTCACCATTATCCCCGATGAAGGATATTATATGTAAGTTCCTAAATTAAGTTTATTGTAGTTCAAATCAATTTATGCCTTTATGCTTTCGTACTCATTATTTTTTGTTCCCTGTATTTAGGGGTGGAGCATTTccattttctttccaaattccTCCGGTCTATCCTCACGACCCTCCAAAGGTTAAGTGCAAGATAAAGGTGAGTAATTAATGATTTGCATTGTTTAATTTTCTCTAAAATTGTGTTGGAAACGCCTACAGAATATGATCGTTGTTGCAGGTTTACCACCCGAATATTGATGACGAAGGAAATGTGTGTCTTAACATTCTTCGAGAGGACTGGAAACCTGTGCTCAATATCAACGCTGTAGTCTATGGCTTATATCATTTGTTCACGGTATTTTCACAAGCAACGATACTTTTATTAGCAGTCATTTTATAAACAGCTTTGTAACGATTAACTTTTCAGGAACCAAATCCTGATGATCCCCTGAATCATGATGCAGCTGCTCAGCTGAGAGACAAACCACAGGACTTCGGGTCCGATGTTAGGTTTTCAATGGAGGGAggatatgtacatggcacaagCTATTATCGTTGCTTATAGGTAGAGGCGGATCGGGATTTCAAGAAGATGAATATACTATAAAGAAGAGGTGGATTcaggatttaaatttaatgggcTCACCCTTTAAATCGTTACTATTAAACTCATTGCACCTTCGAAATTATAGgttcaaaattattattttctaatttttttcacatatatataagcataaCTATACGTCATGTCAAAAAAGTTGTGATCAGTTTATCCCATTGACTATATGCTACCCCCTCTACCGCTGCTagttttaatataaatatttggtAATAATTGTATAAAATTTTACATTGATAAATGGAGTAGGAATAAGAATTTCATTATGTCAAACTTGGGATTCTGAGAAAATAAATGACAAAATACGACTTATTTAGattgaatatttaaaatgagcaatttatttttattaaaacaaaaaaaatctggGGGAGCTACTAGAAAAAAATGTAATTCGATCAATGGATTACCAGCTTACAACTGGAATGAGGAACCTTAAATTCACCCTTTCTGTcggaaaaaatgaatttgagttAAATGCCTGAGTGAGTCTAGTCCAAGAGGGTATAACTCAAAGAAAGATTGGAATGTAGGGATGTTCAAAACTGAACCTTAACCGATAGCGCAACCGCAAA is part of the Lycium ferocissimum isolate CSIRO_LF1 unplaced genomic scaffold, AGI_CSIRO_Lferr_CH_V1 ctg593, whole genome shotgun sequence genome and harbors:
- the LOC132045040 gene encoding NEDD8-conjugating enzyme Ubc12-like — encoded protein: MINLIKAKEKQKEAAANADKPQAKKQTATELRLHRDISELNLPPTCTIEFPNGKDDLMYFEVTIIPDEGYYMGGAFPFSFQIPPVYPHDPPKVKCKIKVYHPNIDDEGNVCLNILREDWKPVLNINAVVYGLYHLFTEPNPDDPLNHDAAAQLRDKPQDFGSDVRFSMEGGYVHGTSYYRCL